In Rhodococcus sp. OK302, one genomic interval encodes:
- a CDS encoding maleylpyruvate isomerase family mycothiol-dependent enzyme — translation MSSWPQESLTDSLIEQWEVIGSLLSGLEGDAWFSPTNLPGWTVHDVVAHIIGTESLLSGIEPPTTSIDVHTLPHVQNEIAAFNERWVEGLRKSSQPQLLAHFREITSRRAEVLRNLTESEWNAESLTPVGPAPYGRFMRIRIFDCWMHELDIRDAVGAPTVENGPRAEIAFEEITGALGFVVGKRGKAPDGARITFVLDGPLARELHVSVDGRAALVPALDGPATTTVRMSSELFTRVACGRVRAADHRDDIILSGDLEVGKRIVDNLAFTM, via the coding sequence ATGAGCAGCTGGCCCCAGGAATCCTTGACCGATTCATTGATCGAGCAGTGGGAGGTCATCGGCTCTCTCCTCTCCGGACTCGAAGGCGACGCCTGGTTCTCGCCGACCAACCTGCCCGGTTGGACGGTGCACGACGTTGTTGCGCACATCATCGGGACCGAATCGTTGCTGTCGGGAATCGAACCGCCGACAACCTCCATCGACGTTCATACGCTCCCGCATGTCCAGAATGAGATCGCCGCATTCAACGAACGCTGGGTCGAAGGGCTTCGTAAAAGCTCGCAGCCGCAGCTTCTCGCGCACTTCCGGGAGATCACGTCCCGCCGCGCGGAAGTTCTGCGCAACCTGACCGAATCCGAGTGGAATGCAGAAAGTCTCACCCCGGTCGGACCCGCGCCGTACGGACGCTTCATGCGTATTCGGATCTTCGATTGCTGGATGCATGAACTCGATATCCGCGACGCCGTCGGCGCACCGACAGTCGAGAACGGCCCGCGCGCGGAGATCGCGTTCGAAGAAATCACCGGCGCCCTCGGATTTGTGGTGGGCAAGCGAGGAAAAGCACCCGACGGTGCCCGCATCACTTTTGTTCTCGACGGCCCACTGGCCCGAGAGCTCCATGTCTCCGTCGACGGGCGAGCTGCCCTTGTCCCGGCGTTGGACGGACCGGCAACCACCACGGTGCGAATGAGTTCGGAACTCTTTACTCGAGTCGCCTGCGGACGTGTACGGGCGGCCGACCATCGAGACGACATCATTCTGAGCGGCGACCTCGAGGTGGGCAAACGAATCGTCGACAACCTCGCTTTCACCATGTGA
- a CDS encoding Type 1 glutamine amidotransferase-like domain-containing protein, with product MKLFLSSYRFGDHADAFATLTGHGARIAVIAAAADAWPVAARSSAVTSELVSLRRTGFDAAEVDLRDYLHSPDSLHRHLRAFDCVWVRGGNTFVLRAQLARSGADRILAELARSGDIVYAGYSAGAAVAGPTLIGLDVTDDPSEVLPTCGFEPIWSGLSLIDFAIVPHGGASELEDPAATAKTVEILTASHIPYRVLTDQQVVIVDGGEPYVL from the coding sequence GTGAAACTTTTTCTCTCGTCGTACCGGTTCGGCGACCATGCCGATGCGTTTGCGACCCTCACCGGCCACGGCGCACGGATTGCCGTCATCGCTGCGGCCGCCGACGCGTGGCCGGTGGCGGCGCGATCCTCGGCGGTGACAAGCGAATTGGTATCGCTTCGCCGCACGGGTTTCGACGCCGCGGAGGTCGATCTCCGCGACTACCTCCACTCACCGGATTCACTCCACCGGCACCTGCGTGCGTTCGACTGTGTGTGGGTTCGCGGGGGAAACACTTTTGTCCTGCGCGCTCAGTTGGCGCGTTCGGGAGCGGATCGCATTCTTGCGGAACTCGCGCGCAGCGGAGACATCGTCTACGCGGGATACAGCGCCGGTGCCGCGGTTGCCGGCCCGACGTTGATCGGATTGGACGTCACCGACGATCCGTCGGAGGTACTCCCGACCTGCGGGTTCGAACCGATCTGGTCCGGCCTGTCACTGATCGACTTCGCGATAGTTCCCCATGGCGGGGCCTCTGAATTGGAGGATCCGGCAGCAACGGCAAAAACCGTCGAGATTCTCACGGCGTCGCACATTCCGTACCGAGTACTCACTGATCAACAGGTGGTCATCGTCGACGGCGGCGAACCCTACGTCTTGTGA
- a CDS encoding GNAT family N-acetyltransferase, producing the protein MTDKVVHNVEESRFDIYSDTELAGFAEYSESNGVRDFHHTVTYPQFRGRGLAAVVVREALHQTQADQKKIVPSCSYVEKFVSQNPEFQELL; encoded by the coding sequence ATGACCGACAAAGTCGTCCACAATGTCGAAGAAAGTCGCTTCGACATCTACTCCGATACCGAACTCGCAGGATTTGCCGAGTACAGCGAGTCGAACGGTGTGCGCGACTTCCATCACACCGTGACCTACCCACAGTTCCGAGGTCGCGGTCTCGCGGCCGTCGTCGTGCGCGAGGCACTCCACCAAACACAGGCCGACCAGAAGAAAATCGTCCCGTCCTGCTCCTACGTCGAGAAGTTCGTCTCACAAAATCCGGAATTTCAGGAACTCCTGTAG
- a CDS encoding MFS transporter → MPVTRRRRPTGAPGRARYLPLVLINLATLFSGIGNGIAIVVIPWLVLERTGRASDAAIVAGAAAVPLLVASLFSGTFVDKFGRRRTSMVSDALSAVSASAIPLFAVTTGLSIPLIAALAALGATFDPAGMAARESMLPAATRAAGWKLDRTNSLYEANYNVAYLIGPGVGGVLIAMIGAVTTLWITAAGFVFSIIVVAFIRLADAGTPEQDARPASIWHGTLDGLKFVWNNKILRTLALVDMAVVALYMPVESVVFPVYFTELDQPAQLGSVLMALAVGGIVGALAYAPLAPLMSRRLIMICAIGVLGIAMLAMALLPPLWVILVLAGLQGLVYGPVGPIANYAMQTRSPEHMRGRVVGVMTSTAYAAGPLGYLLVGPFLDQFGISATFVALSIPIVVIAVVCTALPVLGELDS, encoded by the coding sequence GTGCCCGTCACACGTCGTCGACGGCCCACGGGCGCACCGGGCCGCGCTCGCTACCTTCCGCTGGTTTTGATCAACCTCGCGACGCTGTTCTCCGGGATCGGAAACGGCATCGCCATCGTGGTGATCCCGTGGCTGGTCCTCGAACGCACCGGACGCGCCTCCGACGCCGCCATCGTTGCCGGGGCGGCCGCTGTGCCCCTACTCGTCGCGAGCCTGTTCTCCGGAACCTTTGTCGACAAATTCGGCCGACGACGCACCTCGATGGTCTCCGACGCGTTGTCCGCGGTATCGGCGTCGGCAATTCCGCTCTTCGCCGTTACCACCGGCCTGAGTATTCCGTTGATCGCCGCCCTGGCCGCTCTCGGTGCCACGTTCGATCCGGCAGGCATGGCGGCCCGAGAATCGATGTTGCCGGCGGCTACTCGCGCGGCCGGCTGGAAACTCGATCGGACCAACAGCCTCTACGAAGCCAACTACAACGTCGCCTATCTCATCGGACCCGGAGTCGGCGGAGTCCTGATCGCGATGATCGGAGCTGTCACGACACTCTGGATCACTGCCGCCGGATTTGTGTTCTCGATAATCGTCGTTGCCTTCATCCGCCTGGCCGATGCCGGAACACCCGAGCAGGACGCGCGGCCGGCGTCGATCTGGCACGGCACGCTCGACGGCCTGAAGTTCGTGTGGAACAACAAGATTCTGCGAACCCTGGCACTGGTCGACATGGCGGTAGTGGCGCTGTACATGCCCGTCGAAAGCGTCGTCTTTCCGGTCTACTTCACCGAACTCGATCAACCCGCGCAACTCGGTTCGGTTCTGATGGCCTTGGCTGTCGGCGGGATTGTGGGTGCACTCGCTTACGCACCACTCGCGCCCCTGATGTCCCGGCGTTTGATCATGATCTGTGCCATCGGGGTACTCGGCATCGCGATGCTGGCGATGGCGCTGCTGCCTCCGCTGTGGGTGATCCTGGTGCTCGCAGGCCTGCAAGGCCTTGTGTACGGCCCGGTGGGCCCGATCGCGAACTACGCCATGCAGACACGAAGCCCGGAGCACATGCGCGGACGTGTTGTCGGCGTGATGACGTCGACGGCCTACGCAGCCGGACCGCTCGGATATCTGCTGGTCGGCCCGTTTCTCGATCAGTTCGGCATCTCGGCAACCTTTGTCGCTCTGTCCATTCCGATTGTTGTCATCGCCGTGGTGTGCACTGCCCTTCCGGTGCTGGGCGAACTCGACAGCTAA
- a CDS encoding carboxylesterase/lipase family protein, whose amino-acid sequence METDIRPEQTDDNTVVVRTPDGDVRGYADGSVFVWKGIPYAAAPTGEHRFRAPRPPQPWDGVRDCREFGPIAPQGQSPAVPIDRAFVIDEDCLSINVWAPRPDGTPRPVMVWIHGGAYCLGSAAQTIYDGRHLAETGDVVIVSFNYRVGALGFLDLSSFSTPDVVFESNCGLRDQIAALRWVRDHIDAFGGDADEVTVFGESSGAGSITTLMTCPSAEGLFQRAIAQSPPATSVYGRKRAQSVASRFLELMSTPVDDVGALITADLDLIIKAGDELVNEIPTRMPGTLAMAPVVDRDLVPHYPVAAFQKGYAHRIPLIIGSNKDEASIFKFMKSPLMPVSAQSVEAMLQALADDHPDISPTRLAEIMSVYPDHTKPSGALALSRDAAFRMPTLWIADAHCRHSPTWVYRFDHATPMLKAARIGAGHATELPYVFGNFGTLNVDPTFWLSGRKAALEVAGRIQRRWLAFARHAVPAALDGSKHWAPYEEEKRSTLLIDTTDSLVHDPDQGLRTAWGNDVMGFH is encoded by the coding sequence ATGGAGACTGATATTCGACCGGAGCAGACAGACGACAACACAGTGGTCGTGCGAACTCCGGACGGTGACGTCCGGGGGTATGCCGATGGTTCGGTTTTTGTATGGAAGGGAATTCCCTACGCTGCCGCTCCGACTGGTGAGCACCGCTTCCGGGCACCGCGCCCACCGCAACCGTGGGATGGCGTACGAGATTGCCGAGAATTCGGTCCGATCGCGCCGCAAGGGCAAAGCCCGGCGGTTCCGATCGACCGCGCCTTTGTCATCGACGAGGATTGCCTGTCGATCAATGTGTGGGCCCCGCGCCCCGACGGCACACCGCGGCCGGTGATGGTGTGGATACACGGTGGTGCCTATTGCCTGGGTTCGGCGGCCCAGACAATTTACGACGGACGGCACCTGGCGGAGACAGGCGACGTTGTCATCGTCTCGTTCAACTATCGCGTCGGCGCGCTCGGATTTCTGGATCTGTCGTCCTTCTCGACGCCTGATGTGGTGTTCGAGTCGAATTGTGGTTTGCGAGACCAGATTGCGGCGCTTCGGTGGGTTCGTGATCACATCGACGCGTTCGGTGGAGATGCGGACGAGGTGACGGTATTCGGCGAGTCGTCGGGCGCGGGTTCGATCACGACGCTGATGACGTGCCCGAGTGCCGAAGGACTGTTCCAGCGGGCGATCGCGCAAAGTCCGCCGGCCACATCGGTTTACGGCCGTAAGCGCGCACAATCGGTGGCGAGTCGTTTTCTCGAGCTGATGTCGACGCCGGTCGACGATGTCGGCGCGCTCATTACGGCAGACCTCGATTTGATCATCAAGGCCGGCGACGAGTTGGTCAACGAAATTCCGACTCGGATGCCGGGAACCCTGGCGATGGCACCGGTGGTGGATCGGGATCTGGTGCCGCACTACCCCGTTGCAGCGTTTCAGAAGGGGTACGCCCATAGGATTCCCTTGATCATCGGCTCCAACAAGGACGAGGCGTCGATCTTCAAGTTCATGAAGTCGCCGCTGATGCCGGTGAGTGCGCAGTCGGTGGAGGCGATGCTCCAAGCGTTGGCCGACGATCATCCGGACATCTCGCCGACGAGACTGGCCGAAATCATGTCGGTCTATCCGGATCACACCAAACCGAGTGGTGCTCTGGCTCTTTCGCGTGACGCGGCATTCCGGATGCCGACGCTGTGGATTGCCGACGCGCACTGCCGGCACTCACCGACGTGGGTGTACCGGTTCGATCATGCAACTCCGATGCTGAAGGCTGCTCGGATCGGTGCGGGGCACGCTACCGAATTACCGTATGTATTCGGCAATTTCGGTACTTTGAATGTCGACCCGACGTTCTGGTTGAGTGGCCGCAAGGCTGCTCTGGAGGTTGCCGGCCGCATCCAGCGTCGGTGGCTCGCATTTGCCAGACATGCCGTCCCGGCAGCACTCGACGGCTCAAAACACTGGGCGCCGTACGAGGAAGAGAAACGATCGACTCTGTTGATCGACACCACCGATTCGCTCGTCCACGATCCGGATCAGGGCTTGCGCACGGCCTGGGGCAATGACGTGATGGGATTCCATTAG
- a CDS encoding TenA family protein, whose amino-acid sequence MATTQPAYSSAVNTAPLDDSGRFTDRLWAEIEPLRESIDSLEFLRRLGDGTLPLDAFRRYIEQDQLYLDGYSKALSLVSAHAPDGQAAGFWANSASTAVSVEAALHEGMLTGGVLPESTGRPEHSQACLGYVSYLIATAATAPYPVSAAAVLPCFWIYAEVGRGLAASAREVLDADPSHPYAQWVTTYDAPEFHESVARARALVDAAAEAATEADRAAMSEAFRIASRYELMFWDSALNQQHWPAS is encoded by the coding sequence ATGGCTACTACACAGCCTGCATACAGTTCTGCCGTAAACACGGCGCCGCTCGACGATTCGGGTCGTTTCACCGACCGACTCTGGGCCGAAATCGAGCCACTGCGTGAGTCGATCGACTCACTCGAGTTCCTCCGCCGACTCGGCGACGGAACCCTCCCGCTCGACGCTTTCCGGCGATACATCGAGCAAGACCAGCTCTACCTCGACGGATATTCCAAGGCACTATCCCTGGTTTCCGCTCACGCACCGGATGGTCAGGCCGCTGGATTCTGGGCCAACTCGGCTTCGACCGCCGTATCCGTCGAAGCAGCTCTCCACGAGGGCATGCTCACCGGTGGCGTACTGCCGGAATCGACCGGTCGGCCTGAGCATTCGCAAGCATGCTTGGGATACGTGTCCTATCTGATCGCCACCGCAGCCACGGCGCCTTATCCGGTCTCCGCTGCAGCGGTACTCCCCTGCTTCTGGATCTACGCGGAGGTCGGGCGCGGGCTGGCTGCGTCGGCACGCGAGGTACTCGACGCCGATCCGTCACATCCGTACGCGCAGTGGGTCACCACTTACGACGCTCCGGAGTTCCACGAGTCCGTCGCGCGAGCTCGGGCGCTCGTGGACGCAGCCGCTGAAGCCGCTACCGAAGCCGACCGCGCCGCGATGAGCGAAGCGTTCCGCATCGCGAGCCGGTACGAGTTGATGTTCTGGGATTCGGCCTTGAACCAGCAGCACTGGCCTGCGTCATGA
- a CDS encoding ABC transporter substrate-binding protein, producing MISGCSSGTESSDAIRFALDWTPNTNHTGLYVAMQEGYFADAGLDVSILPYNNTSPDTLVDAGNAEFGISTQSQATFAHAAGAETTAVIAPLQHRATGIGVKADRADITRPRDLDGKIYAGFGDPGEVETLQQVIRNDGGTGNFTTVALGTSAYEAVYSGKADFTVSYFAWEGLEAERNGTPMRYFQYTDYGFPDAYSIVINGNQKWLKDHPDEAAKFVQAVQRGYQSAADDPDRAAQDLIDANPGAFTDEDLVRDSQRMLAADFMKDADGVVGRQNLETWSGYSGFLFDNGLLAGPDGKKLTQKPNWSEYFTNEYLAAP from the coding sequence ATGATCAGCGGATGTTCCAGTGGCACAGAATCATCCGACGCCATTCGGTTTGCCCTCGACTGGACACCCAACACCAATCACACCGGACTGTACGTCGCGATGCAGGAAGGCTACTTTGCGGACGCCGGCCTCGACGTGTCGATTCTCCCGTACAACAACACGTCCCCCGATACCTTGGTGGATGCCGGCAATGCCGAGTTCGGGATCAGCACCCAGAGCCAAGCCACGTTCGCACACGCGGCCGGTGCCGAAACAACCGCCGTCATCGCACCACTTCAGCACCGCGCCACCGGAATCGGCGTCAAAGCCGATCGCGCGGACATCACTCGTCCGCGTGATCTCGACGGAAAGATCTACGCCGGTTTCGGCGATCCCGGCGAGGTCGAGACACTGCAGCAGGTCATTCGCAACGACGGCGGCACCGGTAACTTCACGACGGTCGCCTTGGGAACGTCTGCCTACGAAGCGGTGTACTCCGGAAAAGCCGATTTCACGGTGTCGTATTTTGCCTGGGAAGGCCTCGAGGCCGAACGCAACGGAACTCCGATGCGCTACTTCCAGTACACCGATTACGGATTTCCCGACGCGTATTCCATTGTGATCAACGGCAATCAGAAGTGGCTGAAAGATCACCCTGACGAGGCCGCCAAGTTCGTCCAGGCCGTTCAGCGTGGATATCAATCGGCCGCCGACGATCCCGATCGCGCTGCCCAGGATCTGATCGACGCCAACCCCGGCGCCTTCACCGACGAAGACCTCGTGCGGGACAGTCAGCGGATGCTCGCGGCCGACTTCATGAAGGACGCCGACGGCGTTGTCGGACGACAGAACCTCGAAACCTGGTCCGGTTACTCGGGTTTCCTCTTCGACAACGGGCTTCTAGCCGGACCGGATGGCAAAAAGCTGACCCAGAAGCCGAATTGGTCGGAGTATTTCACCAATGAGTATCTCGCCGCGCCCTGA
- a CDS encoding ABC transporter permease has protein sequence MSISPRPDLAGRLGSVTRRALPALAVVILLVAAWQIYVDVSDIRPQVLPSPWRVLSQGWDHREVISGHALSTLQVTLIGFTVSLVLAWILAVVVDFSPWLSRALVPLFVVSQTLPIIAIAPLMIIWFGFGLLPKVLVIALATFFPMTIGLIEGFAAADRDAGALLRSMGASRWQEFRYVRLPSAIPRFFTALRIGITYAVVGAVFSEYVGATSGLGIYMSTQKNSFRTDLVLAAVLVTALISVTLYLLTFAIERLVAPWALSERVRA, from the coding sequence ATGAGTATCTCGCCGCGCCCTGATCTGGCCGGCCGCCTGGGATCTGTCACACGGCGAGCGCTGCCCGCGCTCGCCGTTGTCATCCTGCTGGTCGCGGCATGGCAGATCTACGTCGACGTCAGTGATATTCGGCCACAGGTTCTGCCGTCGCCGTGGCGTGTGCTCTCACAGGGCTGGGACCACCGTGAGGTGATATCCGGCCATGCATTGTCGACGCTTCAAGTGACGCTCATCGGATTCACCGTCTCGTTGGTACTGGCGTGGATTCTGGCTGTGGTGGTGGACTTTTCGCCGTGGCTCTCGCGGGCACTAGTGCCATTGTTCGTCGTCTCGCAGACCTTGCCGATCATTGCCATCGCTCCTCTGATGATCATCTGGTTCGGTTTCGGTCTGCTGCCGAAGGTTCTGGTGATCGCCTTGGCAACGTTCTTTCCCATGACAATCGGGCTTATCGAGGGCTTTGCTGCCGCCGATCGAGACGCCGGCGCGCTGCTGCGAAGCATGGGCGCATCACGGTGGCAGGAGTTTCGGTACGTCCGCCTGCCCTCGGCGATTCCTCGCTTCTTCACGGCTTTGCGCATCGGCATCACCTATGCCGTCGTGGGTGCGGTGTTCTCCGAATACGTCGGCGCCACCTCCGGTTTGGGCATCTATATGAGTACACAGAAGAATTCGTTTCGTACGGATCTGGTACTGGCCGCGGTACTGGTGACTGCGCTCATCAGCGTCACTCTGTATTTGTTGACCTTCGCGATAGAGCGACTGGTTGCGCCGTGGGCGTTGAGCGAAAGGGTGCGAGCATGA
- a CDS encoding ABC transporter ATP-binding protein — MIPERIVDVASLSKEFSTRGESRQVLDAVSFHAAPGEFVSVIGPSGCGKSTIFNVLAGLETPTSGTVTVGAADSGSEVLTAYMPQKDLLFPWRTVLDNTTLGLEVQGVSKKIARDKARELFSAFGLSGFENSTPSQLSGGMRQRAAMLRTVVQGKPVLLLDEPFGALDSLTRTEMQSWLQGVWQQYRWTVLMITHDIREAIYLSDRVVVLSARPATVKRVVDVPLPRPRELDMITSPEFAAIERELLQVLHSETLASLSDQTFSNDC; from the coding sequence ATGATTCCCGAACGCATTGTCGACGTCGCCTCACTCAGCAAGGAATTCTCCACTCGTGGGGAATCCCGACAGGTTCTCGACGCCGTGTCCTTCCATGCTGCTCCCGGCGAATTCGTCTCCGTCATCGGACCGAGTGGCTGCGGCAAGAGCACAATCTTCAATGTTCTGGCCGGTCTCGAAACACCGACCTCGGGAACTGTCACCGTCGGCGCTGCGGATTCCGGTTCGGAAGTTCTGACCGCCTACATGCCACAGAAGGATCTTCTCTTTCCCTGGCGGACGGTTCTCGACAACACCACGCTCGGCCTCGAAGTGCAGGGCGTATCCAAGAAGATTGCTCGGGACAAGGCTCGTGAGTTGTTCTCCGCCTTCGGCTTGTCGGGCTTCGAAAATTCAACTCCGTCACAACTGTCGGGGGGAATGCGTCAGCGTGCTGCCATGTTGCGCACCGTCGTCCAGGGCAAGCCGGTGCTACTGCTGGACGAACCTTTCGGGGCTCTCGATTCTTTGACCCGTACCGAGATGCAGTCCTGGTTGCAGGGCGTATGGCAGCAGTATCGGTGGACTGTCTTGATGATCACCCACGACATCCGTGAGGCGATCTACCTCTCCGACCGTGTTGTTGTTCTCTCGGCCAGGCCGGCGACGGTCAAGCGCGTCGTCGATGTTCCACTTCCACGACCTCGCGAGTTGGACATGATCACCTCGCCGGAATTTGCGGCCATCGAACGCGAACTCCTCCAGGTGTTGCACAGCGAGACCTTGGCTTCGCTGTCCGATCAAACCTTCTCCAATGATTGCTGA
- a CDS encoding LysM peptidoglycan-binding domain-containing protein: MSTLQSGQSLGVGQELKSDNGSYALTLQDDGNLVLSENGQAVWAAGTNGSGGNRADVQADGNFVIYKDADAVWASQTSGNEGASLSVQDDRNVVLSAGGRVLWSTDTAVAAPVAEPTPEPQAAPMPAPEPESAPAAPAAQTYTVEGGDTLWAIAERFYGDGNQYQRIADANGISNPDLINAGQVLTIPA; this comes from the coding sequence GTGAGCACACTGCAGTCAGGTCAGAGTCTCGGAGTCGGCCAGGAACTCAAGTCCGACAACGGTTCCTACGCCCTCACCTTGCAGGACGACGGCAACCTTGTTCTCTCCGAGAACGGCCAGGCCGTCTGGGCCGCCGGCACCAACGGATCGGGCGGCAATCGCGCGGACGTGCAGGCCGACGGTAACTTTGTCATCTACAAGGATGCGGATGCAGTCTGGGCGTCGCAGACCTCAGGCAACGAGGGCGCTTCGCTCTCGGTCCAGGACGACCGCAATGTCGTTCTCTCGGCCGGCGGCCGTGTCTTGTGGTCCACGGACACCGCTGTAGCGGCTCCCGTTGCCGAGCCGACGCCCGAGCCCCAGGCCGCTCCGATGCCCGCACCGGAGCCCGAGTCGGCTCCCGCCGCTCCGGCAGCACAGACGTACACGGTCGAGGGTGGCGACACCCTCTGGGCCATCGCCGAGCGTTTCTACGGTGACGGCAACCAGTACCAGCGCATCGCCGATGCAAACGGCATCTCCAACCCGGATCTCATCAACGCGGGTCAGGTTTTGACCATCCCCGCCTAG
- a CDS encoding T3SS (YopN, CesT) and YbjN peptide-binding chaperone 1, with the protein MAVHGFDLDLSVNRAWTEFQARLADHISIMADGDVLAVESAVAAFDPAEGGAPCVQFLIWDNNMVRCEVPSNNFLHPKFALDDAGLQALVDLGWAPPSDNPEADNSSPAFCVDKRQSWADQLASMTVAAFRTVFGVQHPAFLSSDLTGNQQTPDFDPSITTVDAMPILDPTAAYTPHDVDHLKELVTLALIPMLGNLPERDGDGDIPIRVGSTVMFIGPLADSLDVQLFSPLVQDISNRTRAAEVIADLNRKWSRIKFVLIDDRLSVFLEVAGSPFVPKHLTDTCASLTSFLRSVDDEFAARIGGELFFANKNGEVGAPQPELTFEDLPPELETLLHLDLDVADDLEAVADVCGRDRDLILQLLHVSNEWQIQLRGQAADAQSRDDAEEAAGFSAQVTMWERMVDRLRGALRLTVLPNVKTDPPAKPQPEQMGLFADPSQQTLFDDPS; encoded by the coding sequence ATGGCCGTGCACGGATTCGATCTCGATCTCAGTGTTAACCGAGCTTGGACGGAGTTTCAGGCTCGCCTTGCCGATCACATCTCGATCATGGCCGACGGCGATGTCCTCGCTGTCGAGTCTGCGGTCGCTGCCTTCGACCCCGCTGAGGGCGGCGCTCCCTGTGTTCAGTTCTTGATCTGGGACAACAACATGGTGCGGTGCGAGGTTCCCTCCAACAACTTCCTGCACCCCAAGTTTGCACTCGACGACGCCGGCCTCCAAGCTCTCGTCGACCTCGGTTGGGCTCCGCCTTCCGATAATCCCGAAGCTGACAACAGTTCACCGGCGTTCTGCGTCGACAAACGGCAAAGCTGGGCAGATCAGTTGGCCTCGATGACCGTCGCGGCGTTCCGCACGGTTTTCGGAGTCCAGCACCCGGCATTCCTGTCCAGTGATCTCACCGGCAATCAGCAGACACCGGATTTTGATCCGTCGATCACCACCGTCGACGCTATGCCGATCCTCGACCCCACGGCGGCCTACACGCCACACGATGTCGATCACCTCAAAGAGTTGGTCACGCTTGCCCTCATTCCCATGCTCGGAAATCTTCCCGAGCGTGACGGCGACGGCGATATACCGATTCGCGTCGGATCAACCGTCATGTTCATCGGTCCGCTCGCGGATTCCCTTGACGTTCAACTGTTTTCACCCCTCGTCCAGGACATCAGCAACCGCACCCGGGCTGCCGAGGTCATCGCGGATCTCAACCGCAAATGGTCCCGCATCAAGTTCGTCTTGATCGACGACAGATTGTCGGTGTTCCTCGAAGTCGCCGGCTCACCGTTTGTTCCCAAACACCTCACCGATACGTGCGCGTCGTTGACGTCGTTCCTACGGAGCGTCGACGACGAATTTGCGGCGCGGATCGGCGGAGAACTGTTTTTCGCGAACAAAAATGGTGAGGTCGGCGCGCCACAACCAGAGCTCACCTTCGAGGATTTGCCCCCAGAACTCGAAACTCTGCTGCACCTCGACCTTGATGTCGCCGACGATCTCGAAGCCGTCGCCGATGTCTGCGGCCGCGACCGCGACCTGATCCTGCAGTTGCTCCATGTCAGCAATGAGTGGCAGATTCAGTTGCGAGGCCAAGCCGCCGACGCACAAAGTCGTGACGACGCCGAAGAAGCCGCGGGATTCTCAGCTCAGGTGACTATGTGGGAACGCATGGTCGACCGCCTACGCGGCGCACTTCGCCTGACTGTGCTGCCCAACGTCAAGACGGATCCGCCGGCAAAACCGCAGCCTGAGCAGATGGGACTGTTCGCAGATCCCAGCCAGCAAACGCTGTTCGACGATCCGTCCTGA